The following proteins are encoded in a genomic region of Saccharopolyspora antimicrobica:
- a CDS encoding superoxide dismutase family protein, which translates to MPQQRTRLLSSIFGACAAAALVAGCGGQPEPAEEGTPEEHPPGHEQQTPGQEQQTAEAARTAATYGTFAPDAKAVTYDPALVPDGAKVDLASERTNGTTKITVELEGLVPNRAYGAHVHTKPCGPTGEDAGPHFQEKADPVKPSVDPAYANPQNEVWLDFHTDAEGNATATTEGTWSFDTRQDANSFVIHESHTHTEPGKAGTAGGRLSCLNAKF; encoded by the coding sequence ATGCCCCAGCAGCGGACCCGACTGCTCAGTTCGATCTTCGGCGCGTGCGCGGCGGCCGCGCTGGTAGCGGGGTGCGGCGGCCAGCCCGAGCCCGCCGAGGAGGGCACTCCCGAGGAACACCCGCCGGGCCACGAGCAGCAGACCCCGGGCCAGGAGCAGCAGACCGCCGAGGCCGCGCGCACGGCCGCGACCTACGGCACCTTCGCGCCGGACGCCAAGGCGGTCACCTACGACCCGGCCCTGGTCCCGGACGGCGCCAAGGTCGACCTGGCCTCCGAGCGGACCAACGGCACCACCAAGATCACCGTCGAGCTCGAGGGCCTGGTGCCCAACCGCGCGTACGGCGCGCACGTGCACACCAAGCCCTGCGGCCCGACCGGCGAGGACGCCGGCCCGCACTTCCAGGAGAAGGCGGACCCGGTCAAGCCGTCGGTGGACCCGGCCTACGCGAACCCGCAGAACGAGGTGTGGCTGGACTTCCACACCGACGCGGAGGGCAACGCGACCGCCACGACGGAGGGCACCTGGTCGTTCGACACCCGCCAGGACGCGAACTCGTTCGTGATCCACGAGAGCCACACGCACACCGAACCGGGCAAGGCGGGCACGGCCGGAGGCCGCCTGTCCTGCCTCAACGCCAAGTTCTGA
- a CDS encoding DMT family transporter, whose amino-acid sequence MALARGADRTWLVALATAMWGTDALWRQPLATTLPSASVVFWEHVIIVLLLAPLLPRAWRALLACGPRERIAMITVGVGSSALATALFTTAFKFGDPVTPLVLQKLQPIFAAVASYALLRERLTGRYFLFAVPALVGAWLLAFEDPLHIEVSQVVPALLALGAAALWAAGTVLGRYVSRRIPARDVTALRFSIGLPAAAVVLLVSGSPVAVGWDNAFGLVLLALIPGLLALGLYYVGLSTTPAARATLAELSFPATAAIIGVFVLGAELSATQWAGFVLVVVMVAALGWHERVSRVKLVEAPEVEPSPGR is encoded by the coding sequence ATGGCGTTGGCGCGGGGTGCGGACCGGACTTGGTTGGTGGCGCTGGCCACCGCGATGTGGGGCACGGACGCGCTGTGGCGGCAACCGCTCGCGACGACGCTCCCGTCGGCCAGCGTGGTGTTCTGGGAGCACGTGATCATCGTGCTGCTGCTGGCGCCGCTGTTGCCCCGCGCGTGGCGCGCGCTGCTGGCCTGCGGGCCGCGCGAGCGCATCGCGATGATCACCGTCGGCGTCGGTTCGTCGGCGTTGGCGACCGCGCTGTTCACCACCGCGTTCAAGTTCGGCGATCCGGTGACGCCGCTGGTTCTGCAGAAGTTGCAGCCGATCTTCGCCGCGGTGGCGTCTTACGCGCTGCTGCGCGAGCGGTTGACCGGGCGCTACTTCTTGTTCGCGGTCCCGGCGCTGGTCGGGGCCTGGTTGCTGGCGTTCGAAGATCCGCTGCACATCGAGGTGTCGCAGGTGGTGCCCGCGCTGCTGGCGCTGGGCGCGGCGGCGCTGTGGGCGGCGGGCACGGTGCTGGGCCGGTACGTGAGCCGCCGGATCCCGGCGCGGGACGTGACCGCGCTGCGGTTCTCCATCGGTCTGCCCGCGGCTGCGGTGGTCCTGCTGGTCAGCGGCTCGCCGGTGGCGGTCGGCTGGGACAACGCGTTCGGCCTGGTGCTGCTGGCGCTGATCCCCGGGCTGCTGGCGCTGGGCCTGTACTACGTCGGTTTGAGCACCACGCCCGCGGCGCGGGCGACGTTGGCGGAGCTGTCGTTCCCGGCGACGGCGGCGATCATCGGGGTGTTCGTGCTGGGGGCGGAGCTGAGCGCGACGCAGTGGGCCGGGTTCGTGCTGGTGGTGGTGATGGTCGCCGCGCTGGGCTGGCACGAGCGGGTCAGCCGGGTGAAGCTCGTGGAGGCCCCGGAGGTCGAGCCCAGCCCGGGCCGGTGA
- a CDS encoding S8 family serine peptidase, translated as MSALSAPVAVAAPELPAISPVLRSHQECRTGSTVELNEKPWAQAQLRPERAWPHGNGAGVTVAVVGSGVDATSPALAGRVTGAGPDCVGYGTFVAGIIAAAPRPGGGFSGVAPGARILAVQATDQQGNATADSLAGGIRQAVAGGARIISVAAETAAPSDSLAAAVREAAAAGVVVVAPASTGTGEEVVPAFPAAYPEVLSVAAIDPKGAPALVAPGIKVDMAAPGVAMTGIGPRGNGLFISGGDAVAAAQVSGTAALALSYRPNLTGADLARRLRDTAYPPPGGAPHPLLGSGVVDPTTAVTAEFPTAEGKPPTIPAAVHMPPPVNPTPDITAAIVATAAALVIGAAAALAVIIPRGRKRRWRPAP; from the coding sequence GTGTCGGCGCTTTCGGCCCCGGTGGCGGTCGCCGCTCCGGAGCTGCCCGCGATCTCCCCGGTGCTGCGGTCCCACCAGGAGTGCCGCACCGGGTCCACAGTGGAGCTCAACGAGAAGCCGTGGGCGCAGGCCCAGCTCCGGCCGGAGCGCGCCTGGCCGCACGGCAACGGCGCGGGCGTCACGGTCGCCGTCGTCGGCAGCGGCGTGGACGCGACGTCCCCGGCGCTGGCCGGCCGGGTGACCGGCGCCGGTCCGGACTGCGTCGGCTACGGCACCTTCGTCGCGGGCATCATCGCCGCCGCGCCGCGCCCCGGCGGCGGCTTCTCCGGAGTCGCGCCGGGCGCGCGGATCCTGGCCGTGCAGGCCACCGACCAGCAAGGCAACGCCACCGCGGACAGCCTCGCGGGCGGCATCCGCCAGGCGGTCGCGGGCGGTGCGCGGATCATCTCGGTGGCCGCGGAAACAGCCGCTCCGAGCGACTCGCTGGCCGCCGCGGTGCGGGAGGCCGCAGCCGCCGGCGTCGTCGTGGTCGCTCCCGCGTCGACCGGCACCGGCGAGGAGGTCGTGCCCGCGTTCCCCGCCGCCTACCCGGAAGTCCTGTCGGTCGCCGCGATCGACCCGAAGGGCGCCCCGGCCCTGGTCGCACCGGGCATCAAGGTGGACATGGCGGCCCCGGGCGTGGCGATGACGGGCATCGGCCCGCGCGGCAACGGCCTGTTCATCTCCGGCGGAGACGCCGTCGCCGCCGCGCAGGTCTCCGGCACGGCCGCCCTGGCGCTCTCCTACCGCCCGAACCTGACCGGAGCCGATCTCGCCCGCCGCCTGCGCGACACCGCCTACCCGCCGCCGGGCGGCGCCCCGCACCCGCTGCTGGGCAGCGGAGTCGTAGACCCGACGACCGCGGTGACCGCGGAATTCCCCACCGCGGAAGGAAAACCGCCTACCATCCCGGCAGCGGTGCACATGCCGCCGCCGGTGAACCCGACCCCAGACATCACCGCCGCGATCGTGGCAACCGCCGCCGCGCTCGTGATCGGTGCCGCTGCCGCACTGGCGGTCATCATCCCCCGCGGCCGGAAGCGCCGCTGGCGCCCAGCCCCCTGA
- a CDS encoding right-handed parallel beta-helix repeat-containing protein has translation MARPVLSVRAEGSDGHRTIAAALEQARPGSVISVHPGRYQENLVITKVVTIIAAEGSRTVELSPVRGSAVRVVSEAVQLSGLVLRGRDPELPTVDVPRGQAAMDDCEVAGSAWTAVLARESGSLAMRDCRVTNAAGAGIVDTSEAGSVVEDCVIEHLGSSAIVISDRAAPTIRRCVLRDSRGNGVCANADSRGTVEDCQISRTDKPAIALEANSSTTIRGTSVKDVAIGAYVHSQGRPTLRDCSFTGTREHGVVVLGGSEPVLTGCRIGRTKANGLLITDKAKGSYEELRIFGTRKAAIEVGELAGPIFRDTSVRDCAADGVVLTEESVAEFERLEVHDVEGTGITVRAGANPMLRRITVQDVRGDGIAVFGGGHGRLEDVEIGGIARTGLRIGEDADPSADRAVIRAATGVAVEQGGTGLLRECEIRDCSGDGVTVADHADLTLLRSKVVKNDGHGVLVHDGGRATLEDCELLDNTRDGVRVESTEHVAVTNCTATGNGGAGVHTPDSSRLEIENLDSRDNAGTSDAEAGPLTELAALVGLDGVKQQVTTLVNLTEMAKRREAAGLPALPMSRHLIFAGPPGTGKTTVARLYGEILASLGALRSGHLVEVARADLVAQIVGGTAIKTTEAFNKALGGVLFIDEAYTLNAQEGGGPDFGREAVDTLVKLMEDHRDDVVVIAAGYSEQMDGFLASNPGLASRFNRTVEFENYAVPELVTIVERMCEAHSYSLGEGTHQALERHFGRMHRGPDFGNGRAARKLFEEMIDRQAVRLAGLPDADQDELSRMLPADIGAEPEAAEPDKPSALTRLREMTGIPSVKSAVEDLVNLLAANRQRAAAGLPTPKISHHLVFAGPPGTGKTTVARLYGEVLADLEVLPTGQLVEVSRADLVGKYIGHTAQLTRDAFERARGGVLFIDEAYALTSAGGNDFGREAIDTLVKLMEDHRDEVVVIVAGYPAEMRDFLATNPGLGSRFSRHVEFADYTPAELADIFDRSARTNGYECGEDVLAALRRHLEEMPRDRSFGNARYARQLLESTMTRQAGRLSTLPNPTLEDLRNLHPEDLPL, from the coding sequence GTGGCGCGGCCTGTGCTTTCCGTTCGAGCCGAGGGATCCGACGGGCACCGGACCATTGCGGCGGCGTTGGAGCAGGCCCGCCCCGGATCGGTCATCTCGGTGCACCCCGGCCGCTACCAGGAGAACCTGGTGATCACCAAGGTGGTCACCATCATCGCGGCCGAGGGTTCGCGGACCGTGGAGCTGTCCCCGGTGCGAGGCAGCGCGGTGCGCGTGGTGTCCGAAGCCGTGCAGCTCAGCGGGCTGGTGCTGCGCGGCCGGGATCCCGAACTGCCCACTGTGGACGTTCCGCGCGGGCAGGCGGCGATGGACGACTGCGAGGTGGCCGGTTCGGCCTGGACCGCGGTGCTGGCCCGCGAATCCGGTTCGCTGGCGATGCGGGACTGCCGGGTCACCAACGCGGCGGGCGCCGGGATCGTGGACACCTCCGAGGCCGGCAGCGTCGTCGAGGACTGCGTGATCGAGCACCTGGGCAGCTCGGCGATCGTGATCAGCGACCGCGCCGCGCCCACGATCCGCCGCTGCGTGCTGCGCGACAGCCGCGGCAACGGCGTCTGCGCGAACGCCGATTCGCGCGGCACCGTCGAGGACTGCCAGATCTCCCGCACCGACAAGCCCGCGATCGCGCTGGAGGCCAACAGCAGCACCACGATCCGCGGCACCTCGGTCAAGGACGTGGCCATCGGCGCCTACGTGCACAGCCAGGGCCGCCCGACGCTGCGGGACTGCTCGTTCACCGGCACCCGCGAGCACGGCGTGGTGGTGCTGGGCGGCAGCGAACCGGTGCTCACCGGCTGCCGCATCGGCCGCACCAAGGCCAACGGCCTGCTGATCACCGACAAGGCCAAGGGCAGCTACGAGGAACTGCGGATCTTCGGCACCCGCAAGGCCGCCATCGAGGTCGGCGAGCTGGCCGGACCGATCTTCCGCGACACCTCGGTGCGCGACTGCGCGGCGGACGGCGTGGTGCTCACCGAGGAGTCGGTCGCGGAGTTCGAGCGGCTGGAGGTGCACGACGTCGAGGGAACCGGGATCACCGTGCGCGCCGGGGCGAACCCGATGCTGCGCCGGATCACCGTGCAGGACGTCCGCGGGGACGGCATCGCGGTGTTCGGCGGGGGGCACGGCAGGCTGGAGGACGTCGAGATCGGCGGAATCGCGCGCACCGGCCTGCGCATCGGCGAGGACGCCGACCCGTCCGCGGACCGCGCGGTGATCCGGGCGGCGACCGGCGTGGCCGTCGAGCAGGGCGGCACCGGGCTGCTCCGGGAGTGCGAGATCCGCGACTGCTCCGGCGACGGCGTCACCGTCGCCGACCACGCGGATCTGACCCTGCTGCGCAGCAAGGTCGTCAAGAACGACGGGCACGGCGTGCTGGTGCACGACGGCGGCCGCGCCACCCTGGAGGACTGCGAGCTGCTCGACAACACCCGCGACGGCGTCCGGGTGGAGAGCACCGAGCACGTCGCGGTGACCAACTGCACCGCCACCGGCAACGGCGGCGCGGGCGTGCACACGCCGGACAGCTCCCGGCTGGAGATCGAGAACCTGGACAGCCGGGACAACGCCGGAACCAGCGACGCGGAGGCCGGGCCGCTCACCGAACTCGCCGCGCTGGTCGGGCTGGACGGGGTGAAGCAGCAGGTCACGACCCTGGTGAACCTCACCGAGATGGCCAAGCGGCGGGAAGCGGCCGGGCTGCCCGCGCTGCCGATGAGCCGCCACCTGATCTTCGCCGGGCCGCCCGGCACCGGCAAGACCACCGTGGCCCGCCTCTACGGCGAGATCCTCGCCTCGCTCGGCGCGCTGCGCAGCGGGCACCTGGTGGAGGTGGCCCGCGCCGACCTGGTCGCGCAGATCGTCGGCGGCACCGCGATCAAGACCACCGAGGCGTTCAACAAGGCCCTCGGCGGCGTGCTGTTCATCGACGAGGCCTACACGCTGAACGCGCAGGAGGGCGGCGGGCCCGACTTCGGCCGCGAAGCGGTGGACACGCTGGTGAAGCTGATGGAGGACCACCGCGACGACGTCGTGGTCATCGCCGCCGGGTACTCAGAGCAGATGGACGGCTTCCTGGCCTCCAACCCGGGTCTGGCGTCCCGCTTCAACCGCACCGTCGAGTTCGAGAACTACGCGGTGCCCGAGCTGGTCACCATCGTGGAGCGGATGTGCGAGGCGCACAGCTACTCGCTCGGCGAGGGCACCCACCAGGCGCTGGAGCGGCACTTCGGCCGGATGCACCGCGGCCCCGACTTCGGCAACGGCCGCGCCGCCCGCAAGCTGTTCGAGGAGATGATCGACCGGCAGGCGGTCCGGCTGGCCGGGCTCCCCGACGCCGACCAGGACGAGCTGTCCCGCATGCTGCCCGCCGACATCGGCGCGGAACCCGAGGCCGCGGAGCCGGACAAGCCCTCGGCGCTGACCCGGTTGCGGGAGATGACCGGCATCCCGTCGGTGAAGTCGGCGGTCGAGGACCTGGTGAACCTGCTGGCGGCGAACCGGCAGCGCGCCGCGGCCGGGCTGCCGACGCCGAAGATCAGCCACCACCTGGTGTTCGCCGGCCCGCCCGGCACCGGCAAGACCACCGTGGCCCGCCTCTACGGCGAGGTGCTCGCCGACCTGGAGGTGCTGCCGACCGGTCAGCTCGTCGAGGTCAGCCGCGCCGACCTCGTCGGCAAGTACATCGGGCACACCGCGCAGCTCACCCGCGACGCCTTCGAGCGGGCCCGCGGCGGCGTGCTGTTCATCGACGAGGCCTACGCGCTGACTTCGGCCGGTGGCAACGACTTCGGCCGCGAGGCGATCGACACGCTGGTGAAGCTGATGGAGGACCACCGCGACGAGGTGGTGGTGATCGTGGCGGGCTACCCGGCGGAGATGCGGGACTTCCTGGCGACGAACCCGGGCCTGGGCTCCCGGTTCTCCCGCCACGTCGAGTTCGCCGACTACACCCCGGCGGAGCTGGCCGACATCTTCGACCGCAGCGCCCGCACCAACGGCTACGAGTGCGGCGAGGACGTCCTGGCGGCGCTGCGCCGCCACCTCGAGGAGATGCCGCGGGACCGCAGCTTCGGCAACGCCCGCTACGCCCGCCAGCTGCTGGAGTCCACGATGACCCGCCAAGCGGGCCGCCTCAGCACCCTGCCCAACCCGACCCTGGAAGACCTCCGCAACCTCCACCCGGAGGACCTCCCGCTCTGA
- a CDS encoding sensor histidine kinase, protein MSRGLVAACVASSATGWLLGRWSRRQTTPEVRWLRQELTATSNALIEAEHERADLRRAQRELITAISHELRTPLANIRGAAEALKDGVAQEPERYLDSLIGGAQRLNRVTSDLFELARLQVDSVQRTPARLADLLDSALAAALPVALERGVRLHGVGLDSATDPVLVDVAVTTRALANLVMHAVRHTVPGEPVTVTAVVSGNEIEVIVVDGCGGMAELDLAAEPADSGLAITRGLIRAHGGDVRIDQVTDGCRFTTRLPAGLP, encoded by the coding sequence GTGAGCAGGGGTCTGGTCGCGGCTTGCGTGGCGTCGAGCGCGACGGGCTGGCTGCTGGGCCGCTGGTCGCGCCGCCAAACAACGCCGGAAGTGCGCTGGCTGCGCCAAGAGCTCACCGCGACCAGCAACGCGCTGATCGAAGCCGAGCACGAGCGCGCCGACCTCCGGCGCGCGCAACGCGAGCTGATCACCGCGATCTCCCACGAACTGCGCACCCCGCTGGCCAACATCCGCGGCGCCGCCGAGGCCCTGAAGGACGGCGTGGCGCAGGAACCCGAGCGCTACCTGGACAGCCTGATTGGCGGCGCGCAACGCCTGAACCGCGTCACCAGCGACCTCTTCGAACTAGCCCGCCTGCAGGTCGACAGCGTGCAGCGCACCCCGGCCAGGCTCGCCGACCTGCTGGATTCCGCGCTCGCAGCGGCACTTCCGGTCGCGCTGGAGCGCGGCGTGCGCCTGCACGGCGTCGGCCTGGACAGCGCGACCGACCCGGTGCTGGTGGACGTCGCGGTGACGACCCGAGCGCTGGCGAACCTGGTGATGCACGCGGTCCGCCACACGGTGCCCGGCGAACCGGTGACGGTGACGGCGGTGGTGTCGGGCAACGAGATCGAGGTGATCGTGGTCGACGGCTGCGGCGGGATGGCCGAACTCGACCTGGCGGCGGAACCGGCGGACAGCGGCCTGGCGATCACCCGCGGCCTGATCCGCGCCCACGGCGGCGACGTCCGCATAGACCAGGTGACCGACGGCTGCCGCTTCACCACCCGCCTCCCCGCGGGTCTTCCCTGA
- a CDS encoding response regulator transcription factor: MNIGPSGAQRRHRVLVVEDDPMMAEVIASYLNHAGMLVAVAADGVMALDGFQAFNPDLVILDRMLPRLDGTHVCRKLREQSSVPIILVTALGEQDDRIHGLELGADDYVTKPFSPRELVLRAQALLRRSAGNTAQPQPAPQTRQVEDLVMDLTTRQVTKAGKPLRFTGRERDLLDFFFDHPGETFRKDELMQRVWQWKVGDSSMISVYVRRLREKIETDPANPTIINTIWGVGYRFGPAS; encoded by the coding sequence GTGAACATCGGACCGTCCGGTGCGCAGCGACGGCACCGGGTGCTGGTGGTCGAAGACGATCCGATGATGGCCGAGGTCATCGCCAGCTACCTCAACCACGCCGGGATGCTGGTGGCGGTGGCCGCCGACGGCGTGATGGCGCTGGACGGCTTCCAGGCGTTCAACCCCGACCTGGTGATCCTCGACCGGATGCTGCCCCGGCTGGACGGCACCCACGTCTGCCGCAAGCTCCGCGAGCAGAGCTCGGTGCCGATCATCCTCGTCACGGCCCTGGGCGAGCAGGACGACCGCATCCACGGCTTGGAGCTCGGCGCGGACGACTACGTCACGAAGCCCTTCAGCCCGCGCGAACTGGTCCTCCGCGCTCAAGCACTGCTCCGCCGCTCAGCGGGGAACACCGCCCAACCGCAGCCGGCGCCGCAAACCCGCCAGGTGGAAGACCTGGTCATGGACCTGACGACCCGCCAGGTCACCAAGGCGGGCAAACCGCTGCGCTTCACCGGCCGCGAGCGCGACCTGCTGGACTTCTTCTTCGACCACCCCGGCGAGACCTTCCGCAAGGACGAGCTGATGCAGCGCGTCTGGCAGTGGAAGGTCGGCGACTCCTCGATGATCAGCGTCTACGTCCGCCGCCTCCGCGAGAAGATCGAAACGGACCCGGCCAACCCGACGATCATCAACACGATCTGGGGAGTCGGCTACCGCTTCGGCCCGGCGTCCTGA